The following coding sequences are from one Chanos chanos chromosome 12, fChaCha1.1, whole genome shotgun sequence window:
- the gngt1 gene encoding guanine nucleotide-binding protein G(T) subunit gamma-T1, protein MPIIDVENMTDLDKAKMEVDQLKKEVKLERAQVSKCCEEVMEYIQSGTDDDPLVKGIPEEKNPFKEKGGCVIS, encoded by the exons ATGCCGATCATAGATGTAGAGAATATGACGGACTTGGACAAAGCCAAAATGGAAGTAGACCAGCTTAAAAAAGAGGTGAAGCTAGAGAGGGCACAG GTGTCTAAGTGCTGTGAAGAGGTCATGGAGTACATTCAAAGTGGCACAGATGACGATCCCTTAGTTAAAGGCATCCCTGAGGAGAAGAACCCATTTAAGGAGAAGGGTGGATGTGTCATTTCATAA
- the tfpi2 gene encoding tissue factor pathway inhibitor 2, with the protein MECLFLRYFLLSVLLKSAVAILPKEVCLLQLDEGPCRGDVTRYYYNTVTQQCEEFSYGGCMGNANNFKSFEECRKTCWRIPKIPRICRFPAEVGPCRASFKVYFFNMTSMQCEPFIYGGCSGNENRFQSFQSCMEYCSPSKATPVLCLDPLDKGTCSASIPRYYYNKSTKMCEEFIYSGCGGSSNNFVSRQSCIDVCGRGGKIWKRKTKVDTRRVRYPIRRKLVRSTLH; encoded by the exons ATGGAGTGCCTTTTTCTCAGATATTTTTTGCTTAGCGTTTTGCTTAAGAGCGCCGTAGCAATACTACCAAAAG AAGTGTGCCTCCTTCAGCTGGATGAGGGACCATGTCGTGGAGACGTTACCCGTTATTACtacaacactgttacacagcAGTGTGAGGAATTCAGTTATGGTGGTTGTATGGGCAATGCAAACAATTTCAAGTCATTTGAGGAGTGCCGTAAAACATGTTGGAGGATACCAA AGATTCCCCGGATCTGCAGATTCCCAGCGGAGGTGGGGCCGTGTCGCGCCAGTTTCAAAGTTTACTTCTTTAACATGACTTCTATGCAATGTGAACCATTCATTTATGGTGGCTGTAGTGGCAACGAAAATCGTTTCCAAAGTTTCCAGTCCTGTATGGAGTACTGCAGTCCTTCAAAAG ctaCTCCAGTGCTCTGTCTGGACCCTCTGGACAAAGGAACATGCTCAGCATCCATTCCTCGTTACTACTACAATAAGTCCACAAAGATGTGTGAAGAGTTCATTTACTCTGGATGTGGAGGGAGCAGCAACAATTTTGTCTCCAGGCAGAGCTGTATAGATGTTTGCGGCAGAG GTGGGAAAATTTGGAAACGGAAGACGAAAGTAGACACCAGACGAGTTAGATACCCTATCAGAAGGAAACTTGTCCGATCTACGTTGCACTAG